Proteins from one Chroococcidiopsis sp. CCMEE 29 genomic window:
- a CDS encoding CHAT domain-containing protein: MPLSDSPCLNLAIARLSTSGTKNFAVWVLKAPHPSGYALHDCLWSETLTQSWQAWQEMFTPKQTLQLAIEPRFETVGSPDFVFSSSGATTSHSSRLMQNLGISLWQWLFQGPIQSSFAQSQGIAIGLEKPLRLRLEIREPDLIALPWEIMQPQPGKPAISLSQQVLFSRTTSDVDPLPPLPTNQDLSILLVLGENSRSKTSLTDSAHRLQLEQEAQILEQTLKNFGQLEPMGGKTLATVKCQVDTLIQPTLDQLVSQLEKKAYNIFFYAGHGLSYPDGGLLFLQPGMTLNGTELAQVLTHSRVTLCVVNACWGAQPAVEHQQVLPRSSLAEVLIHHGVPAVLGMRDEIADREALSFIQAFTQALAARLPIDRAVAIARQQMLTLYKFNYPAWTLPVLYLHPEFDGELIRLPDEGITQVPENSFSGTGQPPLTASLRSLSIPEQVWSLRAGVARVGRLAENDIVISEPWVSQRHAEIFCRNPNQGSTTFQTYFLRDNSRYGTLLLESDSWQKVHLQEVPLQSGMRLKFGSSHGQTFEFIIDD; this comes from the coding sequence ATGCCTCTGTCTGATAGTCCGTGCTTAAATTTGGCGATCGCTCGTCTTTCCACCAGCGGCACAAAAAATTTTGCCGTTTGGGTACTAAAAGCTCCCCATCCGAGTGGGTATGCTCTCCATGACTGCCTCTGGTCCGAAACACTGACTCAATCATGGCAAGCTTGGCAAGAGATGTTTACTCCCAAGCAAACACTTCAACTTGCCATCGAGCCTAGGTTTGAAACAGTGGGATCTCCTGACTTTGTTTTCTCCTCTAGTGGTGCTACAACTAGTCACAGTAGTCGCCTAATGCAAAATTTAGGGATTAGCCTCTGGCAGTGGCTGTTTCAGGGACCGATTCAAAGTAGTTTTGCCCAAAGTCAAGGCATTGCGATCGGACTGGAAAAACCTTTGCGGCTGCGGCTAGAAATCCGGGAGCCAGATTTAATCGCTTTACCCTGGGAAATTATGCAGCCCCAACCTGGTAAACCCGCGATTTCCCTATCCCAGCAAGTGCTATTCAGCCGTACTACCAGTGATGTTGACCCGCTGCCACCACTGCCAACCAACCAAGACTTAAGTATACTACTGGTTCTAGGAGAGAATTCTCGTTCTAAGACCAGTCTAACCGATTCGGCTCACCGCCTCCAGCTGGAACAAGAGGCTCAGATCCTGGAACAAACTCTAAAAAATTTTGGGCAACTCGAACCAATGGGTGGTAAAACTCTGGCAACGGTTAAGTGCCAGGTGGATACACTGATTCAACCTACCCTAGATCAACTAGTTTCACAGTTAGAAAAAAAAGCATATAACATTTTTTTTTATGCTGGTCATGGTCTGAGCTATCCAGATGGGGGTTTACTGTTCTTGCAACCGGGGATGACTCTTAATGGCACAGAATTGGCACAAGTTTTAACGCACTCTCGTGTGACCCTGTGTGTGGTAAATGCCTGTTGGGGAGCGCAACCAGCAGTTGAACATCAGCAGGTTTTGCCGCGTAGCAGTCTGGCAGAAGTGCTGATTCATCATGGTGTGCCAGCCGTTTTGGGAATGCGAGACGAGATTGCTGATCGAGAAGCCTTGAGCTTCATTCAAGCCTTTACCCAAGCTTTAGCGGCACGGTTACCCATTGACCGAGCAGTGGCAATTGCTAGGCAACAGATGTTAACACTCTATAAGTTCAACTACCCTGCTTGGACGTTACCAGTACTCTACCTGCACCCAGAGTTTGATGGGGAACTTATTCGCTTGCCCGATGAGGGCATCACGCAAGTACCAGAAAATTCGTTTTCTGGCACTGGACAACCACCTTTAACCGCTTCGTTGCGATCGCTCTCTATTCCTGAGCAGGTTTGGTCGCTGCGAGCGGGTGTAGCGCGAGTGGGTCGCCTAGCCGAGAATGATATTGTGATTTCAGAGCCTTGGGTCAGTCAACGACACGCTGAAATATTTTGCCGTAATCCCAATCAGGGGAGTACAACCTTTCAGACTTATTTCCTTAGAGATAATTCTCGCTACGGTACGCTGCTGTTAGAATCTGACAGCTGGCAAAAAGTCCACCTTCAGGAAGTCCCTTTGCAATCGGGGATGCGGTTAAAGTTTGGTAGTTCTCATGGTCAAACCTTCGAATTCATTATTGACGATTAA
- a CDS encoding PrsW family glutamic-type intramembrane protease: MSGNELNEGFLRQLPRKGVAGQQLSHCYSLSSTQEVVIGRDPKCDIVLDSVLYGMVSRRHAAIRPLPQQPVSWLLCDLNSANGTFVNGQCLHGCQELQEGDRITLGHNGAEFIFECQNHQPTQLSSPPLISITPESQNSSNLTPPPSDQAVSFSQLFPILSTGRDLTSKAYLIPGILTVIFVVLMFATVGQPEAASFNQILVATYLAGAAYYFVYQLCGKHKPWWVLLGTALTTVLILLGPILPLFIYIFRNLLPGRFPTAIESVSFPELLVRMFFGAGLMEELLKALPVLGAYFLGRRLHSPWRERLGVWEPLDGILLGTAAAVGFTLFETLGQYVPEMARNAAFQTGQGAGQLVGLQLLIPRILGSVAGHMAYSGYLGYFIGLSVLKPRKRWQILGVGYFSAAALHALWNSTGLVSGLLLAGVGVLSYAFLTAAILKARALSPTRSQNFATRFLKRP, from the coding sequence ATGAGCGGAAATGAGCTGAATGAGGGATTTCTGCGGCAGTTGCCTCGTAAAGGTGTAGCTGGGCAACAACTTTCACACTGTTATTCGCTTTCATCCACTCAAGAGGTCGTAATTGGGCGCGACCCCAAATGTGACATTGTTTTAGACTCAGTTCTATATGGCATGGTTTCCCGGCGTCATGCTGCCATTCGTCCCCTCCCACAACAACCAGTTAGCTGGCTGTTGTGTGACTTGAATAGCGCCAATGGCACGTTTGTAAATGGGCAGTGCTTGCACGGTTGCCAGGAGCTACAGGAGGGCGATCGCATTACTCTGGGACATAACGGTGCAGAATTCATTTTTGAGTGTCAGAATCACCAACCAACTCAGTTATCATCGCCGCCGCTTATATCAATCACTCCCGAAAGCCAGAATTCATCCAATCTTACACCGCCTCCCTCCGATCAGGCGGTTAGTTTTTCCCAACTATTTCCCATTCTGTCAACAGGACGCGATCTAACTAGCAAAGCTTACTTAATCCCAGGCATTCTCACAGTCATATTCGTAGTACTGATGTTTGCTACGGTCGGTCAACCCGAAGCTGCTAGCTTCAACCAAATACTAGTAGCAACTTACTTAGCTGGAGCGGCATACTACTTTGTTTATCAACTGTGTGGCAAGCATAAGCCTTGGTGGGTGCTATTGGGTACAGCTTTGACCACTGTGCTGATTTTGCTCGGTCCTATTCTGCCTTTATTTATTTATATCTTTCGCAACCTTCTGCCTGGTCGCTTTCCAACTGCAATTGAGTCAGTCAGCTTTCCAGAGTTACTCGTGCGAATGTTTTTTGGTGCTGGATTAATGGAGGAGTTGCTCAAGGCTTTGCCAGTGCTGGGAGCTTATTTCTTGGGACGGCGACTCCACTCTCCTTGGCGGGAACGTCTTGGTGTATGGGAACCCTTAGATGGAATTCTTTTGGGAACAGCGGCTGCTGTTGGCTTCACATTATTTGAAACATTGGGACAGTATGTGCCTGAGATGGCCCGCAATGCTGCTTTCCAGACTGGACAAGGTGCCGGTCAATTAGTAGGTTTGCAACTGCTAATTCCACGAATTTTAGGATCGGTAGCAGGACATATGGCTTATAGTGGCTATTTGGGCTATTTTATTGGCTTGAGTGTGCTCAAGCCTCGTAAGCGCTGGCAGATTCTGGGAGTCGGATATTTTAGTGCCGCCGCACTCCACGCTTTATGGAACTCAACAGGACTAGTTAGCGGCTTGCTGTTAGCGGGGGTTGGAGTGTTGTCTTATGCTTTTTTGACGGCAGCAATTCTTAAGGCTCGTGCTTTATCACCAACGCGATCGCAAAACTTCGCCACTCGCTTTCTGAAGCGTCCTTAA
- the def gene encoding peptide deformylase → MPSEVAVEKKKLKNPPLEIHYLGDRVLRQPAKRVAKIDPEIRQLVREMLQSMYSADGIGLAAPQVAVQKQLIVIDCEPDNPANPPLVLINPTIKKLSGDVCVAQEGCLSIPGIYLDVKRPQMVEVAFKDEYGRPRTLQATELLSRCIQHEIDHLNGVLFVDRVENTLALNQELAKHGFSSQAVKPLA, encoded by the coding sequence ATGCCTTCTGAAGTTGCAGTTGAAAAGAAGAAGTTAAAAAATCCGCCGCTGGAAATTCATTACCTGGGCGATCGCGTTCTGCGCCAACCTGCCAAACGCGTTGCCAAAATAGACCCGGAGATTCGGCAGCTGGTTAGAGAAATGCTACAGAGTATGTACAGCGCCGATGGAATTGGCTTGGCTGCGCCTCAGGTGGCAGTGCAAAAACAATTAATTGTGATTGATTGTGAACCAGACAACCCAGCTAATCCCCCTTTAGTCTTGATTAACCCCACGATTAAAAAGCTCAGCGGCGACGTGTGTGTGGCGCAAGAAGGGTGTCTGAGCATTCCGGGAATCTATTTGGATGTGAAGCGACCTCAAATGGTTGAAGTGGCTTTTAAAGACGAGTATGGTCGTCCTCGGACATTACAGGCTACAGAATTACTCTCCCGTTGCATTCAGCATGAGATCGATCACCTGAATGGAGTGTTGTTTGTTGACCGCGTAGAAAATACTCTGGCTTTGAATCAGGAGCTAGCTAAGCACGGCTTCTCATCTCAGGCAGTTAAACCACTTGCTTAG
- a CDS encoding GAF domain-containing protein codes for MQMNSETLNEIDQQTETSLQRLNELWQQTNALPTSEQQQLKEALKEHYLTIQELQTALEELRWRNEELATTRQGLEAERQRYQELFEFAPDGYLVTNSEAVILEANQAAGKLLNCSLKRLIGKPLILFVIGESIHKFHQTLSQLQSTKEIEEWEAQIKPRELTPFAGVFRVVAVRDSHDQVIGLRWMLQDITKHKQNEAALELVRSNLEKQVEERTLELSKSNQQLKQEIAQRQRVEATLRQQTEWERLMMAMQARIRQSLNLEEILNTTVAEVRQFLQADRVVVYQVDASKVARVVAESVDPACLSLLGIAINTPLFRERVALYRQGDTSVIHDVQQADPTAINEFLQQQQVKASLTLPILHRNQFWGLLAIHQCSGARHWQQLEVELLKQLVTQVSIAIQQSELYRQLLQLNTNLESQIQERTAQLQKSLDFEAMLKRISDDVRDTLDESQILQTAVWELAIILNIDGCNTGLYDADQAISTISYEYSVGLDAAQGKVVQIADFSEGYHQLLQGQYFQFCELVPSLGTPLTILACPIFDNRGVLGDLWLFKQREKAFDELELRLVQQVANQCAIAIRQARLYQAAQAKIKELETLNRLKDDFLHTMSHELRTPLANMKMAIQMLGLTLNRDQEFFAELNKPAAEQSQVARYFQILHNECERELTLINDLLDLQTLSADAQPLVLTSIPLQNWLPQIVEPFQALSLQRQQSLSIDISPDVPRLICEPSSLGRVLSELLNNACKYTPSGEKIVVKAQAQSGIMQLSVSNSGVEIAVSERQRIFDKFYRIRSNDVWRQGGTGLGLALVHQLVARLGGKISVESSAQHTCFTLELPLDSSAPQ; via the coding sequence ATGCAAATGAATAGTGAAACCCTGAATGAAATTGACCAACAGACTGAGACTTCCCTACAGCGCTTAAACGAGCTGTGGCAGCAGACTAACGCCTTGCCTACCTCTGAGCAACAGCAATTAAAAGAGGCTTTGAAGGAACATTACCTGACCATCCAAGAGCTACAAACAGCCTTAGAAGAGCTGCGCTGGCGGAATGAAGAGCTAGCTACCACCCGTCAGGGATTAGAAGCAGAGCGTCAGCGTTACCAGGAATTATTTGAGTTTGCCCCAGATGGATACCTTGTAACGAACTCTGAAGCAGTCATTTTGGAAGCTAACCAGGCAGCAGGGAAACTGCTTAACTGTTCCCTAAAGCGATTGATTGGCAAACCGTTGATACTTTTTGTGATCGGTGAGAGCATTCACAAGTTTCATCAGACGCTAAGTCAGTTGCAAAGCACCAAGGAAATAGAGGAATGGGAAGCCCAGATTAAGCCTCGGGAACTGACACCTTTTGCTGGAGTCTTTAGGGTGGTAGCAGTACGAGACTCCCACGATCAAGTTATTGGTCTACGCTGGATGCTACAAGACATCACCAAGCACAAGCAAAACGAAGCAGCACTGGAGTTAGTTCGGAGCAATCTAGAAAAGCAGGTTGAAGAACGAACCCTTGAGCTGTCAAAATCTAATCAGCAATTGAAACAGGAGATCGCGCAGCGCCAGCGCGTCGAGGCTACATTGCGCCAGCAAACTGAGTGGGAAAGATTAATGATGGCGATGCAAGCACGTATTCGTCAGTCCTTAAACTTGGAGGAAATTCTCAACACTACAGTGGCAGAAGTCCGCCAATTCCTTCAAGCTGATCGCGTAGTCGTTTATCAAGTTGATGCCAGCAAGGTGGCGAGGGTGGTGGCTGAATCCGTTGATCCAGCTTGCCTATCGCTTTTGGGCATTGCCATTAACACACCCTTGTTTAGAGAACGAGTTGCCTTGTATCGTCAAGGCGATACTAGCGTGATTCATGACGTGCAACAAGCAGATCCCACAGCGATTAATGAGTTTTTGCAGCAACAGCAAGTAAAAGCCAGTTTAACGTTGCCGATCCTGCATAGAAATCAATTTTGGGGGCTATTAGCAATTCATCAATGTAGTGGAGCACGTCATTGGCAGCAGTTGGAAGTTGAGCTGCTGAAGCAATTGGTAACACAGGTGTCAATTGCTATTCAGCAATCAGAACTCTATCGTCAGTTGTTACAGCTCAACACTAACCTGGAAAGCCAAATACAAGAGCGGACAGCACAATTACAAAAGTCTCTTGATTTTGAAGCGATGCTCAAACGCATCTCTGATGATGTCCGCGATACTCTCGACGAAAGCCAGATTTTGCAAACTGCGGTATGGGAATTAGCGATCATACTGAACATTGACGGCTGTAATACAGGTTTGTATGATGCTGACCAAGCTATCTCGACAATCAGTTATGAATATAGCGTCGGTCTAGATGCAGCTCAGGGAAAGGTAGTGCAGATTGCCGACTTTTCAGAAGGCTACCATCAACTGTTGCAAGGTCAGTATTTCCAGTTTTGTGAGTTAGTACCCAGCCTGGGAACTCCGCTGACCATCCTAGCCTGTCCGATTTTTGACAATCGAGGGGTACTAGGTGACTTATGGTTGTTTAAGCAGCGAGAGAAAGCGTTTGATGAATTAGAGCTTCGACTGGTGCAGCAAGTAGCGAATCAGTGTGCGATCGCCATCCGGCAAGCCCGTTTATATCAGGCAGCACAAGCAAAAATCAAGGAATTAGAAACACTGAATCGCCTCAAGGATGACTTTCTGCATACCATGTCCCACGAGTTACGCACACCCCTCGCCAATATGAAGATGGCGATTCAGATGTTAGGTCTGACACTGAATCGAGACCAAGAATTTTTTGCTGAACTAAACAAGCCTGCCGCAGAACAAAGCCAAGTGGCTCGTTACTTTCAGATTTTGCACAACGAATGTGAGCGAGAGTTAACCCTGATCAACGACCTTTTGGATTTGCAGACTCTCTCTGCTGATGCTCAACCCTTAGTGCTGACATCGATCCCGCTACAGAATTGGCTGCCGCAGATTGTAGAACCATTTCAAGCGCTATCGCTTCAACGCCAGCAAAGCTTGTCGATTGATATCTCCCCTGATGTACCTCGCTTGATCTGTGAACCCTCCAGTTTAGGGCGCGTTTTATCAGAGTTGCTGAACAATGCTTGCAAATACACTCCATCTGGAGAAAAAATTGTGGTTAAGGCTCAAGCTCAGTCAGGAATAATGCAATTAAGTGTTAGCAATTCGGGAGTTGAGATTGCCGTTAGTGAGCGACAACGAATTTTTGATAAGTTCTACCGCATTCGTAGCAATGACGTCTGGAGGCAAGGGGGAACTGGGTTAGGGCTAGCCTTAGTGCATCAACTGGTAGCTCGCTTAGGAGGGAAAATCTCTGTTGAGAGTTCAGCCCAGCATACCTGCTTTACTTTAGAGTTACCGCTCGATTCTTCAGCGCCCCAATAA
- the tatC gene encoding twin-arginine translocase subunit TatC, which translates to MTSPSEVETGQQDLDANIQTPKLEEETFLDELPDEVEMSLFDHLEELRQRIFYALIAVVVSVIGCFFAVKPIVRLLEVPAQGVKFLQLAPGEYFFVSIKVAGYSGLLIASPFVLYQIIQFVLPGLTRRERRLIGPVVLGSSVLFVAGLIFAYLLLIPAALNFFINYGADVVEQLWSIDRYFEFVLLLLFSTGLAFQIPIIQALLGLLGIVSSAQMLSGWRYVILAAVILGAILTPSTDPLTQSLLAGAVVGLYFGGSGLVKLLGR; encoded by the coding sequence ATGACATCTCCTTCAGAAGTTGAAACCGGCCAGCAAGATTTGGATGCCAACATCCAAACACCCAAATTAGAGGAAGAAACATTTCTCGATGAGCTTCCCGATGAAGTTGAAATGTCGTTGTTCGACCACTTGGAGGAATTGCGGCAGCGAATTTTCTATGCGCTGATTGCTGTAGTGGTGAGTGTTATCGGCTGCTTCTTCGCCGTCAAGCCAATTGTCCGGTTGTTGGAAGTTCCAGCGCAGGGAGTCAAGTTTCTCCAGCTAGCTCCGGGAGAATACTTTTTTGTCTCGATCAAAGTGGCAGGTTATAGCGGCTTACTGATTGCTAGTCCCTTTGTACTTTACCAAATTATTCAGTTTGTCTTACCAGGATTGACTCGCCGCGAACGTCGCTTGATCGGTCCAGTGGTTTTAGGGTCTAGTGTGCTGTTTGTGGCAGGGTTGATATTTGCCTACTTGCTGCTGATCCCAGCTGCACTCAATTTCTTCATCAACTATGGAGCTGATGTAGTAGAGCAGCTATGGTCAATTGACCGCTACTTTGAATTTGTCTTGCTACTGCTGTTTAGCACTGGCTTGGCATTTCAAATTCCGATTATTCAAGCTTTACTAGGCTTGTTGGGAATTGTCTCTTCAGCACAAATGCTTTCTGGTTGGCGCTATGTGATTCTAGCAGCAGTCATTTTGGGAGCCATTTTGACACCTTCTACAGACCCTCTGACTCAAAGCTTGCTCGCGGGTGCGGTGGTGGGTTTGTATTTCGGTGGCAGTGGTCTGGTGAAGTTATTGGGGCGCTGA
- the tgt gene encoding tRNA guanosine(34) transglycosylase Tgt, with translation MSKPFSFLVSACCSQTKARAGVFFTPHGSVETPRFMPVGTLANVKTLTPKQLCETEAQMVLANTYHLHLQPGETIVARAGGLHSFMGWQGPILTDSGGFQVFSLSEIRKITEDGVTFRSPHDGQIINFSPERSIQIQNTLGADVIMAFDECPPYSASREEVEAATSRTYRWLERCIAVHQRTDQALFGIVQGGVHLDLRSTAAQLLAKLELPGYAIGGVSVGEPPELIAKIVQATAPLLPPNKPRYLMGVGTYREMAQAIAAGVDLFDCVIPTRLARHGAALVQGDRWNLKNAQFREDFTPLDRSCPCYTCQNFSRAYLCHLVRAQEILAFTLLSIHNVTELIRFTQRIRAAILSDRFTTEFAHWLTPSLEEDKGR, from the coding sequence TTGAGTAAGCCATTTTCTTTTCTCGTTTCGGCCTGTTGCAGCCAGACTAAAGCTAGAGCTGGGGTCTTCTTCACACCCCATGGTTCGGTCGAAACTCCACGGTTTATGCCAGTAGGGACTCTGGCAAATGTCAAAACTTTAACACCAAAACAACTGTGCGAGACTGAGGCACAGATGGTTTTAGCTAATACCTATCACCTCCACCTGCAACCCGGTGAAACGATTGTTGCTCGCGCTGGCGGATTGCACTCATTTATGGGATGGCAGGGACCGATTTTAACCGATTCAGGCGGTTTTCAAGTTTTTAGCTTGAGTGAGATAAGGAAAATTACTGAGGACGGCGTGACGTTTCGCTCACCTCATGACGGTCAAATTATCAATTTTTCCCCAGAGCGTTCGATCCAGATTCAGAACACCCTGGGTGCAGATGTGATCATGGCATTTGATGAGTGTCCGCCTTACTCAGCTAGTCGGGAAGAGGTCGAGGCTGCTACTTCCAGAACTTACCGCTGGTTGGAGCGGTGCATCGCAGTGCATCAGCGAACCGATCAGGCATTGTTTGGCATTGTCCAGGGTGGTGTTCATCTTGATTTGCGCTCGACTGCTGCTCAATTGTTAGCGAAGCTGGAATTACCTGGGTATGCAATTGGTGGTGTCAGTGTAGGAGAACCACCAGAACTGATTGCCAAAATTGTCCAAGCAACAGCGCCACTGCTGCCACCCAACAAACCCCGCTATTTGATGGGTGTGGGTACTTACCGGGAAATGGCACAAGCGATCGCCGCAGGAGTCGATTTGTTTGACTGCGTGATTCCCACTCGATTGGCACGACACGGTGCTGCTTTAGTGCAAGGCGATCGCTGGAATTTGAAAAATGCTCAGTTTCGAGAAGATTTTACGCCACTTGATCGCAGTTGCCCCTGTTACACTTGCCAAAACTTCAGCCGTGCTTATTTATGTCACCTAGTACGAGCGCAGGAAATATTGGCTTTCACACTATTAAGTATTCACAATGTCACAGAATTGATTCGTTTTACTCAACGCATCCGAGCGGCAATTTTGAGCGATCGCTTTACAACTGAATTTGCCCACTGGCTCACCCCCTCACTAGAAGAGGACAAAGGGAGATAG
- the cobS gene encoding adenosylcobinamide-GDP ribazoletransferase, translated as MVKQLGLDFAAAIAFYTCIPIPAVARLDFRGVARFAPLVGLLIGGILGLLDAGINLALGMPVSTRSALVVVSWIALTGGLHVDGAMDTADGLAVQDPQRRLQVMADSAAGAFGAMAAIAILLLKTVALADLDSYRWLALMAASGWGRWGQQLAIAQYPYLKPTGKGAFHKAAIRSHLDLLPGLLLLVGLSGLQILIDRDRIMFALGMALGGSAITFLTGAWFNHQLGGHTGDTYGAVVEWTEALSLCLLTAL; from the coding sequence GTGGTGAAACAGCTAGGGTTAGATTTCGCAGCAGCGATCGCATTTTATACTTGTATTCCGATTCCAGCAGTTGCAAGATTAGACTTCCGGGGTGTAGCTCGGTTTGCACCCTTGGTAGGGCTATTGATTGGGGGAATTTTAGGTTTGCTCGATGCCGGAATCAACCTGGCTCTAGGTATGCCAGTGTCAACTCGCAGCGCTCTGGTAGTGGTAAGCTGGATTGCACTGACTGGTGGACTTCACGTAGATGGGGCGATGGATACTGCCGATGGGTTGGCAGTGCAAGACCCACAACGAAGGCTACAGGTGATGGCAGATAGTGCTGCGGGTGCGTTTGGGGCAATGGCAGCGATCGCCATCCTACTTCTGAAAACAGTGGCTCTGGCTGACCTCGATTCCTACCGTTGGTTAGCATTGATGGCAGCAAGCGGGTGGGGACGCTGGGGCCAACAATTGGCGATCGCTCAATATCCTTACCTTAAACCAACGGGCAAAGGTGCATTTCACAAAGCCGCGATCCGGTCTCATCTGGATCTATTGCCGGGACTGTTGTTGCTGGTAGGTTTGAGCGGGTTACAAATACTGATAGATCGCGATCGCATTATGTTCGCCCTAGGAATGGCGTTAGGCGGAAGTGCGATCACCTTTCTGACAGGTGCCTGGTTCAATCATCAGTTAGGCGGACATACGGGAGACACCTACGGTGCTGTTGTGGAATGGACAGAGGCTTTATCACTCTGCCTGCTCACAGCACTCTAA